One stretch of Saccharomonospora xinjiangensis XJ-54 DNA includes these proteins:
- a CDS encoding ABC transporter ATP-binding protein, giving the protein MSVEAVSPQSAESSQSVLSISDLKISFSTEDGVVEAVKGIGFDVAPGEILAIVGESGSGKSVTSMSVPGLLPKSAKIAGARKLGDVDLGGMSPKQLRKHRGSDVAMIFQEPMTALNPMYTVGWQIREALRAHQDISKQAADKRAIELLDMVGIPEPARRFKQYPHQLSGGLRQRVVIAMAIACDPKVIIADEPTTALDVTVQAEILALLRKLRDTLNTAIVLITHDMGVVADLADRVVVMYQGEIVEQAPVRELFANPQQDYTKRLLAAVPVLGQRPEGQRLLDTPKANVTESKTDAALRKAHEKLQSRLDDSAPALAIKDLVLEYPGKGRQGKNRAVDNVSLHIDRGEILGLVGESGSGKSTVGRCAIRLLKPTSGTVTIAGTDITTMSHKDLRPMRMYFSIVFQDPASTLDPKMTIGDSIAEPLVLHKILTGKDLDNRVADLLDKVQLSGHYRNRYPHELSGGQRQRVAIARALALDPKLLIADEPTSALDVSVQAKVLDLFLDLQQHLRFACLFISHDLAVVDLLADRVAVMQHGKLVEVGTREQVLHDPQQEYTKRLLSAAPVADPELQAERRRAWEEGRVAPVKD; this is encoded by the coding sequence GTGAGCGTAGAAGCAGTATCGCCGCAGTCGGCGGAATCGTCGCAATCCGTGCTGTCCATTTCGGATTTGAAGATCTCCTTCTCGACCGAGGACGGCGTCGTCGAAGCGGTCAAGGGAATCGGATTCGACGTCGCCCCCGGCGAGATTCTCGCGATCGTTGGGGAGTCGGGGTCCGGCAAGTCGGTCACGTCGATGTCGGTGCCTGGTCTCCTTCCGAAGTCGGCGAAGATCGCCGGTGCGCGCAAGCTCGGTGACGTCGATCTCGGCGGCATGTCGCCCAAGCAGTTGAGGAAGCACCGCGGCAGCGACGTCGCCATGATCTTCCAGGAGCCGATGACGGCTCTGAACCCGATGTACACCGTCGGCTGGCAGATCCGTGAGGCTCTGCGGGCTCACCAGGACATCTCCAAGCAGGCCGCGGACAAGCGGGCCATCGAACTGCTCGACATGGTGGGCATCCCCGAGCCCGCACGGCGTTTCAAGCAATACCCGCACCAGCTCTCTGGCGGTCTGCGGCAGCGCGTGGTCATCGCCATGGCGATCGCCTGCGATCCGAAGGTCATCATCGCCGACGAGCCCACAACGGCGCTCGACGTGACGGTGCAGGCCGAGATCCTCGCCCTGCTGCGGAAGTTGCGCGACACGCTCAACACCGCCATCGTCCTCATCACCCACGACATGGGCGTCGTCGCCGACCTCGCCGACCGCGTCGTGGTGATGTACCAGGGTGAGATCGTCGAGCAGGCTCCCGTCAGGGAGCTGTTCGCCAACCCGCAGCAGGACTACACCAAGCGACTGCTGGCTGCCGTACCCGTGCTCGGTCAGCGTCCGGAGGGTCAGCGTCTGCTCGACACTCCGAAAGCGAACGTCACGGAGAGCAAGACAGACGCCGCGCTGCGCAAGGCTCACGAGAAACTCCAGTCGCGGCTGGACGATTCGGCGCCCGCGCTGGCCATCAAGGATCTCGTGCTGGAGTACCCCGGCAAGGGCCGTCAGGGCAAGAACCGCGCGGTGGACAACGTGTCCCTGCACATCGACCGCGGCGAGATCCTCGGCCTCGTCGGCGAATCCGGCTCCGGTAAGTCCACGGTGGGCAGGTGCGCCATCCGGCTGCTCAAGCCCACGTCCGGCACGGTGACGATCGCCGGCACCGACATCACCACGATGTCGCACAAGGACCTGCGCCCGATGCGCATGTACTTCTCCATCGTCTTCCAGGACCCCGCGTCCACGCTGGACCCGAAGATGACGATCGGCGACTCGATCGCCGAACCGCTTGTGTTGCACAAGATCCTCACGGGCAAGGATCTGGACAACCGGGTCGCCGACCTGCTCGACAAGGTGCAGCTGTCAGGGCACTACCGCAACCGCTACCCGCACGAGCTTTCGGGCGGTCAGCGGCAGCGTGTGGCCATCGCCCGCGCTCTCGCACTCGACCCCAAGCTGCTCATCGCCGACGAGCCGACGTCGGCGCTGGACGTGTCGGTGCAGGCGAAGGTGCTGGACCTTTTCCTCGACCTCCAGCAGCACCTGCGCTTCGCGTGCCTGTTCATCAGCCACGACCTCGCCGTGGTCGATCTGCTGGCCGACCGCGTCGCGGTGATGCAGCACGGCAAGCTGGTCGAGGTCGGCACCCGTGAGCAGGTGCTGCACGACCCGCAGCAGGAATACACGAAGCGTTTGCTGTCCGCGGCTCCCGTGGCCGATCCGGAGTTGCAGGCCGAGCGCAGGCGCGCGTGGGAGGAAGGCAGGGTGGCTCCGGTCAAGGACTGA
- the mshB gene encoding N-acetyl-1-D-myo-inositol-2-amino-2-deoxy-alpha-D-glucopyranoside deacetylase produces MLFVHAHPDDESITTGGTIARYASEGAHVAVVTCTLGEEGEIIPPELDQLGSWAGDQLGGYRIAELAEAGAALGWAEHRFLGGAGRWRDSGMAGTQANEHPRAFVRGCFDEQVGQLLSVFEELRPEVVVTYDAVGGYGHPDHIRAHEITTAAVRLAGGVRRLFHTVSSAEATARGLADLRRDEKVPFRVPSDEELPVTPDADITTRVDIAAHRKAKFAALRAHRTQVTVGPDCFALSNGIAQPVPHTEFFVLVHGPSEGAETDLLGGLPPC; encoded by the coding sequence GTGCTGTTCGTTCACGCACACCCCGACGACGAGAGCATCACCACGGGCGGCACGATCGCCCGCTACGCCTCCGAAGGCGCGCACGTTGCTGTGGTGACCTGCACGCTGGGTGAGGAGGGGGAAATCATCCCGCCCGAACTCGACCAGCTCGGCTCGTGGGCAGGAGACCAGCTCGGCGGCTACCGCATCGCGGAACTGGCTGAGGCCGGTGCGGCGCTGGGGTGGGCGGAGCACCGCTTCCTCGGCGGAGCGGGGCGCTGGCGTGACTCGGGAATGGCTGGGACACAGGCGAACGAGCATCCGAGGGCGTTCGTCCGCGGTTGTTTCGACGAGCAGGTCGGCCAGCTTCTCTCCGTCTTCGAGGAACTACGGCCCGAGGTCGTCGTCACGTACGACGCCGTTGGCGGCTACGGCCACCCCGACCACATCCGTGCGCACGAGATCACCACGGCCGCGGTGCGGCTGGCGGGCGGAGTTCGCCGCCTTTTTCACACGGTGTCGTCGGCCGAGGCCACAGCGCGAGGCCTGGCCGACCTGAGGCGGGACGAGAAGGTGCCGTTCCGGGTGCCTTCCGACGAGGAGTTGCCCGTGACCCCGGACGCCGACATCACGACGCGGGTGGACATCGCCGCCCACCGCAAGGCGAAGTTCGCCGCGCTGCGGGCTCACCGCACACAGGTGACCGTGGGGCCGGATTGCTTCGCGCTCTCCAACGGCATAGCGCAACCGGTGCCGCACACGGAGTTCTTCGTACTCGTCCACGGACCTTCCGAAGGTGCGGAGACCGATCTCCTCGGAGGCCTTCCGCCGTGCTGA